The nucleotide sequence TGCCATTCGTTGAGGCCGAGGTGATGGTGGTAGCCGCCCCAGGAGAGGAACGCGGCGCCGGGGAGGTGCGACACCACCTCCAGTCCTAAGACGGCGCGGTAGAACTGCGCGGCTTCGGCAGCGTGGCCGACCTTCAGGTGTACGTGTCCGAGCGTCGTGCCGGCAGGAGCGCCCGCATACGGCGGCGCCTCCCCGGTCCGCAGCGCGTCCAGCGTGATTCCGGCCTCGGCGAGCACGCCCGGCACGTCCACCGCCAGCGTATCCATCTGCACCTGCCCGCCCCGCCAGGTCCAGCCCTCGCGGGGCCGGTCGGCGTAGACCTCGATGCCGTTGCATTCCGGGTCGCTGAGGTAAAACGCCTCGCTCACCAGGTGGTCGCCGCTGCCCAGTCCGCTGCCCAGTCCCGCCGCGTGCGCGACCCAGCGGCCCAGGTCGGCGCGGGTGGGGAGCAGGAAGGCGGTGTGGTAGAGCCCCGGCCTGCTCACCGGCGCGCGGGGCAGGTCGGGCGCCGCTTCCAGGCGCAGCAGCGGCGTGCCGTGAGCGCTCAGCACCACGCGGTTTGCCCCGTCCGGCGCCGTGCTCAGTCCCAGCAGCCGTGCGTAAAACGCCGTCAGTCCCTCCAAATCGCGGGCGAGCAGCGTCACCGGGCCGAGGTGCGTGGTGGGGGAGAGCGGGGGAGGCGTCATAGGTCCAGGATGGAATAGATGCTTTAAAAAGTCAACCGATTGATTCTCTAATGTTTGTATGCCGGGTGGGTCATCTTCCGGACAGCCCCGGCGGGCAGAGGGCCTTTAAGCTGAGGCATGACTGGACTTGCGCGCCAAGTGACGCTCCTCGCCGCAACCGTGCTCACGCTGGTGATGAATTACCTCTCCAACGCCCTGCCGCTGTTCGGCAATTCCAACGCGGAGGTG is from Deinococcus wulumuqiensis R12 and encodes:
- a CDS encoding VOC family protein; this encodes MTPPPLSPTTHLGPVTLLARDLEGLTAFYARLLGLSTAPDGANRVVLSAHGTPLLRLEAAPDLPRAPVSRPGLYHTAFLLPTRADLGRWVAHAAGLGSGLGSGDHLVSEAFYLSDPECNGIEVYADRPREGWTWRGGQVQMDTLAVDVPGVLAEAGITLDALRTGEAPPYAGAPAGTTLGHVHLKVGHAAEAAQFYRAVLGLEVVSHLPGAAFLSWGGYHHHLGLNEWHTRGQGHPEAPAAGLSGFEVRTPDLAPLREEGGWEDLGDALRRADPWGNVVTVRRG